The following coding sequences lie in one Verrucomicrobiia bacterium genomic window:
- a CDS encoding phosphatidate cytidylyltransferase: MSTTPVTSTQATATTLPAIRSGFQWRLISSIVLWAIMLSVIFWLPPTALYIFVNVVLARAVWEFYRICEAKGLRTYKVWGVIGTLALVSGSWFFYRQPQRLQLSYDFDILILLVFALGVFIRQFPQKLNPQGIETMAVTLFGLIYVAWLGNFITRINFASPHGRYFIMLLVVATKFTDMGAYIVGSVFGRHKMIPRISPKKTWEGTIGGIIFAVGGAFLCRWVMPNEMAALTSLHAVVIGLLLGVAAVIGDLAESLIKREAGVKDSSTILPGHGGCLDMIDSLLFTAPLLYVYMRLVLRG; the protein is encoded by the coding sequence ATGAGCACGACGCCGGTAACATCCACCCAAGCAACGGCGACCACATTACCCGCTATCCGCAGCGGATTCCAGTGGCGATTGATCAGTTCCATTGTGCTCTGGGCGATCATGTTGTCAGTGATTTTCTGGCTGCCGCCAACGGCCTTATATATTTTTGTGAACGTGGTCCTGGCGCGGGCGGTTTGGGAATTTTACCGGATTTGCGAGGCCAAGGGGTTGCGCACGTACAAAGTCTGGGGCGTCATCGGCACGCTGGCGCTGGTTTCGGGCAGTTGGTTTTTCTACCGGCAACCGCAGCGGCTGCAGCTATCCTACGATTTCGATATTTTAATCCTGCTCGTTTTCGCGCTTGGTGTATTCATTCGCCAGTTTCCCCAGAAGCTGAATCCGCAAGGGATCGAGACGATGGCGGTGACGTTGTTCGGCCTCATTTATGTCGCGTGGTTGGGCAATTTCATCACGCGGATCAATTTTGCTTCGCCGCATGGCCGATACTTCATCATGTTACTGGTGGTCGCGACGAAGTTCACCGACATGGGGGCGTACATCGTTGGTTCGGTGTTCGGTCGCCATAAAATGATCCCGCGCATCAGCCCGAAGAAAACGTGGGAAGGCACCATTGGTGGGATTATTTTTGCCGTTGGCGGCGCCTTTCTTTGTCGCTGGGTCATGCCCAACGAAATGGCGGCCCTGACAAGCCTGCATGCTGTGGTCATCGGCCTGCTGCTGGGCGTGGCGGCGGTCATCGGCGACCTCGCCGAATCACTGATCAAACGCGAAGCTGGCGTCAAAGATTCCAGCACGATCCTCCCGGGACACGGCGGCTGCCTCGATATGATCGACAGCCTGCTCTTCACCGCGCCGCTACTCTACGTCTACATGCGGCTGGTGTTGCGTGGGTGA
- the dusB gene encoding tRNA dihydrouridine synthase DusB, which yields MGMPFALGQLTLDSNLFLSPLAGYTNLPFRLIIREIGGVGLCTTDLVNSRSLLEKNRKALQLIATRPADRPLAVQLYGSLPEEMRDAAVLLESLGVSSVDINMGCPVRKICRTGGGSKLMSDHANAARLVSLMVGAVKIPITCKMRLGWDDENLTAPDLARALEDVGVAAIAVHGRTREQGFSGSVNLAGIRAVVEAVQRVPVIGNGDITTPQTAKMMFEETGCAAISIGRGAFYNPWIFRHTAHYLTTGELPLEQSFEERVNVMNRHLDLMVEIFGEKTGCLMFRKVALQYSRTFGPTKEFHKLVVHLTTRADFDKILDAYRIWRMQFLDADGDLLPHYEPHPLGLAAEPAPAVKVPAGPNELW from the coding sequence ATGGGCATGCCGTTCGCCTTGGGTCAACTAACGCTCGACTCGAATCTGTTTCTCTCGCCGCTGGCGGGTTACACCAACCTGCCCTTCCGCCTCATCATACGCGAAATTGGTGGTGTCGGGCTTTGCACCACCGACCTCGTCAACTCCCGTTCCTTGCTGGAGAAAAACCGCAAAGCGTTGCAACTCATCGCCACCCGCCCGGCGGATCGCCCTTTGGCCGTCCAGCTTTACGGCTCGCTACCCGAGGAAATGCGTGATGCGGCCGTGTTGCTCGAATCGCTTGGCGTGAGCTCGGTGGACATCAATATGGGCTGTCCCGTTCGCAAGATTTGCCGCACTGGCGGCGGCTCCAAGCTGATGAGCGATCACGCGAACGCCGCGCGACTCGTCAGCCTGATGGTGGGCGCGGTGAAGATCCCCATCACGTGCAAGATGCGACTTGGCTGGGACGACGAAAACCTGACCGCGCCCGATCTCGCGCGCGCGTTGGAGGATGTGGGTGTGGCCGCGATTGCTGTCCATGGCCGCACGCGGGAACAGGGGTTTAGCGGGTCGGTGAACCTCGCGGGTATTCGCGCCGTGGTCGAGGCGGTGCAACGCGTGCCCGTCATCGGCAACGGCGACATCACGACGCCGCAAACGGCGAAGATGATGTTCGAGGAAACCGGCTGCGCGGCGATCAGCATTGGGCGCGGCGCGTTCTATAACCCGTGGATTTTTCGTCACACCGCGCACTACCTAACGACGGGCGAACTGCCGCTTGAACAGAGTTTCGAAGAACGCGTTAACGTAATGAATCGTCATTTGGATTTGATGGTGGAAATCTTCGGTGAAAAAACGGGTTGCCTCATGTTCCGCAAGGTCGCGTTACAATACTCGCGGACCTTCGGCCCAACAAAGGAATTCCACAAGCTCGTCGTCCATCTGACCACCCGCGCCGATTTCGACAAAATCCTCGATGCTTATCGCATCTGGCGCATGCAGTTCCTCGACGCAGACGGCGACTTACTTCCACACTATGAACCACATCCGCTGGGCCTGGCCGCTGAACCCGCTCCCGCTGTCAAGGTGCCGGCGGGACCGAATGAATTGTGGTAG
- a CDS encoding 1-deoxy-D-xylulose-5-phosphate reductoisomerase, producing MKPKNIVLLGCTGSIGVSTQKVAADLPEQIRIVGMASRENVDGMEQAIRQFKPLAVGMTDPKKAEELKKRLGAPGGRALPVHSGERGLIELATMPEADVVLVAIVGTAGLEPALAAIRAGKDLAVASKEILVMAGELVMSEARKHGVKVLPVDSEHSAIFQCLEGREPQDVKRLILTASGGPFRQTPREEFAKITVAQALKHPSWNMGQKITIDSATLFNKGLEMIEARWLFDVEVDRVDVVIHPQSVVHSMVEFTDGSILAQLSVPDMRYPIQYALTWPRRVPNSMPSTDLARIGTLTFENPDREKFPSLRLAHEAGRVGGTMPAVFNAANEVAVARFVVGQIGFLQIFETVETVMHAHQKGGRAGSSWVASPPLGVIIEADLWARKEAERVV from the coding sequence ATGAAACCAAAGAACATCGTCTTGCTCGGCTGCACGGGGTCCATCGGCGTTTCGACGCAGAAGGTGGCGGCGGATCTGCCCGAGCAGATTCGCATTGTGGGGATGGCGTCACGCGAGAATGTGGACGGGATGGAGCAAGCGATTCGCCAGTTCAAACCGCTCGCGGTGGGGATGACGGATCCCAAAAAGGCGGAGGAATTGAAGAAACGGCTCGGCGCACCCGGCGGTCGCGCCCTACCGGTACATTCCGGCGAGCGGGGGTTGATTGAGTTGGCGACGATGCCGGAAGCTGACGTCGTGCTGGTGGCGATTGTCGGCACGGCGGGACTGGAACCAGCGCTGGCGGCGATTCGTGCGGGCAAGGATCTGGCAGTTGCGTCCAAGGAAATCCTCGTGATGGCGGGTGAGTTGGTCATGAGCGAAGCGCGCAAGCATGGTGTCAAAGTGCTGCCAGTGGACAGCGAGCACAGCGCGATTTTCCAATGCCTCGAAGGTCGTGAGCCACAGGATGTAAAACGGCTGATTCTCACGGCATCCGGCGGGCCGTTCCGGCAGACGCCACGCGAGGAGTTCGCGAAGATAACCGTGGCGCAGGCGCTGAAGCACCCGAGTTGGAACATGGGGCAGAAAATCACGATCGATTCAGCCACCTTGTTCAACAAGGGGCTGGAGATGATCGAGGCGCGGTGGCTGTTCGATGTCGAGGTGGATCGTGTGGATGTGGTGATCCACCCGCAGAGCGTCGTGCATTCGATGGTGGAGTTCACAGACGGGTCGATCCTGGCGCAGTTGAGCGTGCCGGATATGCGTTATCCGATCCAGTACGCGCTCACGTGGCCGCGGCGAGTGCCGAATTCTATGCCGTCCACTGATCTTGCCAGGATCGGCACGCTGACCTTCGAGAATCCCGATCGCGAGAAGTTCCCGTCGCTACGGCTGGCGCACGAAGCGGGACGGGTCGGCGGGACGATGCCGGCGGTGTTCAACGCTGCCAATGAGGTTGCAGTGGCGCGCTTTGTAGTCGGACAGATTGGTTTCCTGCAGATTTTCGAGACTGTTGAGACGGTAATGCACGCGCATCAGAAAGGTGGAAGGGCTGGCTCCTCGTGGGTTGCATCGCCGCCGCTGGGTGTTATAATAGAGGCTGACCTCTGGGCCAGAAAGGAAGCCGAACGTGTCGTTTGA
- a CDS encoding DUF748 domain-containing protein — MAKQRSWKVKKWGIGLGVAIVLYTVSGFFVIPAIIKSQILKRLPALTHRHVAVQEVRLNPYTLSFTLRGFSLTEPNGDEFVSLGELYVNLQSISLLKRGFVFKEISVKKPSANIVRLIDGTFNFADLLTNAAPSAVSPQTGPKPSQQLPLIMIDELKVEDGQFSFTDLDRKKPFHRQWGPINVSLTKFTTRPKEGSPYSVVVNTEDGRTFAWSGDVTLIPLHSAGTFKLTGFQISRYAPYVEDVAPVQILSGQMDMQTDYRIDVTGEEASMAVSNMTMDLSNLVVEVAQPKPARAVVDELHLSVSGVMLDTAAKSIDVAEVRLTDLKTSVTILPGTPTTSTVAAVATSLPPQPTKPAGTQTNKFQIRIGEVSLDNASFHFTDESVEPHVESTIGEFNGSVKGLTSDLNTVATVDFKGKVNNYAPFSISGKINPLASDLFVDLEISLKDDALIPGSGYSAKYVGYPLEKGALSLDLHYYVTQRELKAENKVRVDQLQLGEASGSPDAIKLPVKLGIALLQDRHGVIALDVPLSGRIDDPKFRLGPLIMQVFMNVITKAITKPFALLGSVFGGGEDLDHIAFDLGTADFTAGEVSKLDTLATALYERPALKLGITGSTDPGKDREAMAKRKLERKLGELRVKELQVAGQKVTSVDSVRLMPEDRERLVKLAYAEAMGLVSSKASASGASTVLAHLTTRQNFEPLHKTKSAGESKAPVSPADMETKLLELAEITPDDFKKLMDERAAAVQAYLLQSGKVEVGRITIAAPKTVDAAFQGSNRVNLTLQ; from the coding sequence ATGGCCAAGCAACGCTCTTGGAAAGTGAAAAAATGGGGGATCGGCTTGGGCGTTGCCATCGTGCTCTACACCGTCAGCGGCTTCTTCGTCATCCCGGCGATCATCAAGTCACAGATACTCAAGCGGCTGCCTGCGTTGACGCATCGCCACGTCGCCGTCCAAGAGGTGAGACTGAACCCCTATACGCTTTCGTTTACGCTGCGCGGCTTCTCCCTTACGGAGCCGAACGGCGATGAATTCGTTTCGCTTGGCGAGTTGTATGTGAATCTGCAGTCCATTTCACTGCTGAAGCGCGGCTTCGTCTTCAAGGAGATCAGCGTCAAGAAACCGTCGGCGAACATCGTTCGGTTGATCGATGGCACGTTTAACTTCGCCGATCTGCTGACGAACGCAGCGCCGTCGGCAGTCAGCCCTCAGACCGGCCCCAAACCCAGTCAACAATTGCCCCTCATAATGATCGACGAACTAAAGGTGGAGGATGGCCAATTCTCGTTCACCGATCTGGACCGTAAGAAACCATTTCATCGACAGTGGGGGCCGATCAACGTCAGCCTCACAAAGTTCACCACGCGACCTAAGGAAGGTAGCCCGTATTCCGTGGTAGTGAACACCGAGGATGGACGGACGTTCGCGTGGTCGGGTGATGTCACACTGATACCTTTGCATTCGGCTGGCACATTCAAGCTCACGGGTTTCCAGATCTCAAGATATGCCCCCTACGTCGAAGACGTTGCGCCTGTTCAGATCCTCAGTGGGCAGATGGACATGCAGACGGACTACCGCATTGATGTAACCGGAGAGGAAGCCAGCATGGCCGTCTCGAATATGACGATGGATCTGTCCAATCTAGTGGTAGAGGTGGCGCAGCCAAAGCCCGCCCGCGCGGTTGTCGACGAACTTCACCTTTCCGTCAGCGGTGTGATGCTCGACACAGCCGCGAAGAGTATTGACGTGGCGGAAGTGCGGTTGACTGATCTCAAGACCAGCGTGACGATATTGCCCGGGACTCCCACTACCTCCACCGTTGCCGCAGTGGCAACTTCGCTCCCGCCCCAACCAACAAAACCCGCCGGCACCCAGACCAACAAATTCCAGATCAGGATTGGGGAGGTCTCCCTCGATAACGCGTCCTTCCACTTTACTGATGAGTCGGTCGAGCCGCATGTGGAATCGACGATCGGAGAGTTCAACGGGAGCGTGAAGGGACTCACTTCTGACCTCAACACCGTTGCTACCGTGGATTTCAAGGGCAAGGTGAACAATTACGCGCCGTTTTCGATTAGCGGCAAGATCAACCCCCTGGCGTCGGATTTATTTGTCGATCTCGAAATTTCACTGAAGGATGACGCCTTGATACCGGGGTCCGGCTACTCGGCGAAGTATGTGGGGTATCCACTGGAGAAAGGCGCCTTATCCCTTGACCTGCACTATTACGTCACCCAGCGCGAATTGAAGGCGGAGAACAAAGTGCGCGTGGACCAATTGCAACTCGGCGAGGCGAGCGGCAGCCCGGACGCGATCAAGCTTCCTGTAAAGCTCGGCATCGCGCTGTTGCAGGATCGCCACGGCGTGATCGCGCTCGACGTGCCGCTTAGCGGACGCATCGACGACCCGAAATTCCGTCTTGGTCCCCTCATCATGCAAGTGTTCATGAACGTGATCACCAAGGCGATCACCAAACCGTTTGCCTTGCTCGGCTCGGTCTTCGGCGGTGGTGAAGACCTCGACCACATCGCGTTCGATCTCGGCACAGCGGACTTCACCGCGGGCGAAGTCAGCAAACTTGACACGCTGGCAACAGCGCTCTACGAACGACCCGCGCTGAAGCTCGGCATCACTGGTTCGACTGATCCCGGCAAAGACCGCGAGGCCATGGCAAAACGCAAGCTGGAGAGGAAACTGGGCGAATTGCGCGTCAAAGAACTCCAGGTCGCGGGGCAAAAGGTGACGTCGGTGGATTCCGTGCGGTTGATGCCCGAGGACCGCGAGCGCTTGGTGAAGCTGGCTTACGCTGAAGCCATGGGCCTTGTTTCCAGCAAGGCTTCTGCTTCCGGCGCGTCAACCGTGCTGGCGCATTTGACGACCAGGCAGAACTTCGAGCCGCTGCACAAGACCAAGAGCGCTGGCGAATCGAAAGCTCCGGTCAGTCCTGCTGACATGGAAACCAAACTTCTGGAGTTGGCCGAAATCACGCCGGACGATTTCAAGAAGCTCATGGACGAACGTGCTGCAGCCGTGCAGGCCTATCTCTTACAGAGCGGTAAGGTTGAAGTCGGGCGGATCACAATCGCCGCTCCAAAGACAGTCGATGCGGCATTCCAGGGTTCGAATCGCGTGAACCTGACTTTACAGTGA
- a CDS encoding adenylosuccinate synthase codes for MATTILVGAQWGDEGKGKIIDVLTEQADVVVRYQGGNNAGHTVEVGDQKYVLHLIPSGILHPGKVSVIGNGVVVDPVALLGEIEHLRGRGVSIGGNLYVSETAHLVFPYHKLLDEIREEQKGKRKIGTTKRGIGPAYADKVARTGLRLVDLLATERFSEKLRRKIQENNEIFKAFGAKPLSFAKINNEYVECGRKLRPFVTDTVTLLNRAVRDGKNILFEGAQGTLLDIDFGTYPFVTSSNATAGGACVGTGVPPHKIDRVVGVMKAYTTRVGEGPFPTELLDDQGAMLRETGREFGATTGRPRRCGWFDAVATRYSVMVNGIDELAVTKLDVLDGLPKIKVCVAYKVDGKVYETLPNDIDLLQRCAPMYQEFNGWQTSTKLAQDIDQLPKPARVYLQKLAQLSGAKLGIVSVGARREETMFL; via the coding sequence ATGGCGACAACGATTTTAGTGGGGGCCCAATGGGGCGATGAGGGCAAGGGCAAAATCATCGATGTGCTCACCGAACAGGCCGACGTGGTGGTGCGCTACCAGGGCGGCAACAACGCGGGGCACACAGTGGAGGTCGGCGACCAGAAATACGTGTTGCACTTAATCCCGTCGGGCATCCTGCATCCCGGCAAGGTCAGCGTGATCGGTAACGGCGTTGTGGTCGATCCCGTCGCGCTACTCGGAGAGATCGAGCACCTGCGCGGACGCGGCGTGAGCATCGGCGGCAATCTTTACGTCAGCGAAACGGCGCATCTGGTATTTCCGTACCACAAATTACTCGACGAAATCCGCGAGGAACAGAAGGGCAAACGCAAGATCGGTACCACCAAACGCGGCATTGGCCCGGCGTACGCGGATAAAGTCGCGCGCACGGGTTTGCGGCTGGTCGATCTGCTCGCGACTGAACGGTTTTCCGAGAAACTGCGTCGAAAGATCCAGGAAAACAACGAGATCTTCAAGGCGTTCGGTGCGAAGCCGTTGAGCTTCGCGAAGATCAATAACGAATACGTAGAATGCGGACGTAAACTGCGGCCATTTGTTACGGACACCGTGACGTTACTGAACCGGGCGGTGCGTGACGGCAAGAATATTCTTTTTGAGGGTGCACAGGGTACGCTACTCGACATCGATTTTGGGACGTATCCGTTTGTGACCAGTTCGAACGCGACTGCGGGCGGCGCGTGCGTCGGGACAGGCGTCCCGCCGCATAAAATCGACCGCGTGGTTGGTGTCATGAAGGCGTATACAACACGGGTGGGCGAGGGACCGTTCCCAACGGAACTACTCGACGATCAAGGTGCCATGCTTCGCGAGACGGGCCGGGAATTTGGCGCGACTACGGGGCGCCCGCGCCGCTGCGGCTGGTTCGATGCGGTGGCGACGCGCTACTCGGTCATGGTCAACGGCATCGACGAGCTGGCCGTCACCAAACTCGACGTGCTCGATGGCTTGCCAAAAATCAAAGTGTGTGTTGCCTACAAGGTGGACGGGAAGGTTTACGAAACCCTGCCCAATGACATCGACCTGTTGCAGCGCTGTGCGCCCATGTACCAGGAATTCAACGGTTGGCAGACCTCTACAAAGCTGGCACAGGATATCGACCAGTTGCCCAAGCCCGCGCGGGTCTACCTGCAAAAGCTCGCCCAGCTCAGCGGCGCGAAGCTCGGCATCGTATCGGTCGGCGCACGGCGGGAAGAGACGATGTTTTTGTAA
- a CDS encoding isoprenyl transferase, producing MTQPIKNLPRHVAIIMDGNGRWARERGFPHIEGHRRGAESVREIVRVSGELGIDYLTLYAFSTENWNRPKAEVTALMRLLEFYLKQEIGELNKSNVRLAAIGRVHELPASAQKQLEKSIAALKKNTGLTLVLALSYGGRAEIVDAVRSICREVKDGRLHATDVDEKVISQHLYTRSIPDPDLLIRTSGEMRVSNFLLWQISYAEIYVTETLWPDFRKAAYLKALEDYSGRDRRFGRVGSGELA from the coding sequence ATGACGCAACCGATTAAAAACCTCCCCCGCCATGTGGCTATCATCATGGATGGCAACGGGCGCTGGGCGCGCGAGCGCGGGTTTCCCCACATTGAAGGGCACCGTCGCGGTGCTGAGAGCGTACGCGAGATTGTCCGTGTTTCGGGCGAACTGGGCATTGACTATCTGACGTTGTACGCGTTTTCGACCGAAAACTGGAACCGTCCGAAGGCCGAGGTGACCGCACTGATGCGCCTGTTGGAGTTTTATCTCAAGCAGGAGATTGGGGAGTTGAACAAGAGCAACGTGCGGCTCGCGGCGATCGGGCGGGTGCATGAATTACCAGCCAGCGCGCAGAAACAACTCGAGAAATCGATCGCCGCATTGAAGAAGAACACGGGCCTGACACTCGTGCTTGCCCTGAGTTACGGCGGGCGGGCGGAGATTGTCGACGCCGTACGCTCGATCTGTCGTGAGGTGAAGGATGGACGGCTGCATGCGACGGACGTCGATGAGAAGGTCATCTCGCAGCACTTATATACGCGCTCAATACCCGATCCGGATCTATTGATTCGTACCAGCGGTGAGATGCGTGTGAGCAATTTTCTCCTGTGGCAGATTTCCTACGCGGAGATTTATGTCACGGAAACCCTTTGGCCTGATTTCCGAAAGGCTGCCTACCTGAAAGCGTTGGAGGACTACAGCGGACGAGACCGGCGTTTTGGCCGGGTTGGCTCTGGTGAGCTCGCATGA
- a CDS encoding citrate synthase, translating to MSDQAKLEIDGKVYQLPIVVGTEDEHAVDISKLRQESGCITLDDGYSNTGSCSSAITFIDGEKGILRYRGIPIEELAEKSTFIESAYLLIYGHLPTSIELRRFSDLLTQNEMLHEDMKFHFEGFPPNAHPMAILSSMINAASCFHPRLMEGYQPGNFELQSARLLSKVRTIAAFAYRKSHGLPIIYPKPIYKYTANFLHMMFSEPYEDYALKHEVVRALDLIFLLHADHEQNCSTSTVRMIASSRANLFACAAGGVCALWGPLHGGANQAVIEMLEQIHREGDDGSKFIEAAKDKKSGRKLMGFGHRVYKNYDPRAKIIKEQCDRILAGLHINDPLLDIAKKLEAAALSDDYFIERKLYPNVDFYSGIIMRAIGIPIEMFTVIFAIGRMPGWIANYKEIMDEATTRIYRPRQVYVGPTENQYIAIEKRAKNS from the coding sequence ATGAGTGATCAGGCGAAATTGGAAATCGACGGCAAGGTTTATCAACTCCCGATTGTGGTCGGCACGGAAGACGAGCACGCCGTTGACATCTCGAAATTGCGCCAGGAGTCCGGATGCATCACGCTCGACGACGGGTATTCGAACACAGGCTCCTGTAGCAGCGCCATCACCTTCATCGACGGCGAGAAGGGGATCCTGCGTTATCGCGGCATCCCCATCGAGGAACTCGCCGAGAAGTCCACCTTCATTGAGAGCGCGTACTTGCTCATTTACGGCCACCTTCCGACGAGTATAGAACTCCGCCGTTTCTCCGACTTGCTGACGCAGAACGAAATGCTGCACGAGGACATGAAGTTTCATTTCGAGGGTTTTCCCCCCAACGCGCACCCGATGGCGATCCTGTCCTCGATGATCAACGCTGCAAGCTGCTTTCACCCGCGTTTGATGGAAGGTTATCAGCCAGGCAACTTCGAACTGCAGTCCGCGCGCCTGCTTTCCAAGGTCCGCACCATCGCGGCGTTTGCCTACCGCAAATCGCATGGGCTGCCGATCATCTATCCAAAGCCAATTTACAAATACACTGCCAATTTTCTGCACATGATGTTCTCCGAGCCGTATGAAGATTACGCCTTAAAACACGAGGTCGTACGCGCGCTCGACCTGATCTTCCTCCTGCACGCGGACCACGAACAGAATTGTTCCACGTCGACAGTGCGCATGATTGCTTCCAGCCGCGCGAACCTTTTCGCGTGCGCGGCCGGCGGCGTGTGTGCGTTGTGGGGACCGCTGCACGGCGGCGCGAACCAGGCCGTGATCGAGATGCTGGAACAGATTCACCGCGAAGGGGACGACGGTTCGAAATTCATCGAGGCAGCCAAGGACAAGAAGAGCGGCCGAAAGCTGATGGGTTTCGGACATCGCGTTTATAAGAACTATGATCCACGCGCCAAGATCATCAAGGAACAATGCGACAGGATACTGGCTGGCCTGCACATCAACGATCCGCTACTGGACATCGCGAAGAAGCTGGAGGCGGCGGCGTTGAGCGACGATTATTTTATCGAACGCAAACTGTATCCAAACGTGGACTTCTACAGCGGAATCATCATGCGCGCGATTGGCATCCCGATTGAGATGTTTACCGTGATTTTCGCCATCGGCCGTATGCCGGGTTGGATTGCGAACTACAAGGAAATCATGGACGAAGCCACCACCCGCATCTACCGCCCGCGCCAGGTTTACGTCGGTCCGACCGAGAACCAGTATATTGCCATTGAGAAACGCGCCAAGAACTCGTAG
- a CDS encoding methyltransferase domain-containing protein, whose product MAGEYTGKISGVSVGGAAGRPQKSMALEAVASLFTFGGELLNNPGPVGSAVPSSRFLARRMASFLPRSPKGYIVELGAGTGAITDALLKRGIPADRILPVERSETMVKLLRRRFPSLSIALGDATELRLLLKTWLPNDALEISYVVSSLPLRSLPENVVVSIVQEIYHVLPEHGKLLQYTYDLRKTPHPFLANFKRCRTTVVWANIPPARVDVFEKKNTAH is encoded by the coding sequence GTGGCAGGCGAATACACCGGGAAAATCTCTGGCGTCAGCGTTGGCGGGGCTGCTGGTCGGCCCCAAAAATCCATGGCATTAGAAGCCGTCGCATCGCTTTTCACCTTTGGGGGTGAGTTGCTCAACAATCCGGGGCCCGTCGGATCAGCCGTGCCCAGTTCCCGTTTTCTGGCACGCCGCATGGCCAGTTTCCTTCCCCGGTCGCCGAAGGGTTATATCGTCGAGTTGGGGGCCGGTACGGGTGCCATTACCGATGCCCTGCTCAAACGGGGAATTCCTGCGGACCGCATCCTGCCCGTGGAACGCTCGGAAACGATGGTGAAATTGCTAAGGCGGCGTTTTCCATCATTGAGCATTGCCTTGGGTGATGCGACCGAACTTCGTTTGCTTCTCAAGACCTGGCTTCCCAACGATGCGCTTGAAATCAGTTATGTCGTGTCCAGCCTGCCACTGCGGTCACTACCGGAAAACGTCGTCGTCAGCATCGTGCAAGAGATCTACCACGTTTTGCCCGAGCACGGGAAACTGCTGCAGTACACGTACGATCTTCGTAAGACGCCTCATCCTTTCCTGGCCAATTTCAAGCGATGCCGGACCACCGTCGTCTGGGCCAACATTCCGCCTGCCCGTGTGGACGTGTTTGAGAAGAAGAACACCGCACACTGA
- a CDS encoding ABC transporter ATP-binding protein, translated as MRPKETTVLNVRNLRIERCETVILNDVSWRVKRGEHWAILGPNGSGKTSLLNALTAYLSPTAGTIEVLGERYGESDWRELRKRIGLVSSSVRQMMADDEPALETVVSGKYAMIDYRGEPSTADRKHATQILKSIECSHIARRPWRVLSQGERQRVLIGRALMANPPLLILDEPCAGLDPVAREHFLQFLQKLARRKSGPTIILVTHHVEEIMPALSHVLLLKAGGVLAQGTKTEVLTSESLSRAFGSRAGLAHKNGRYTMSIATKPRGVM; from the coding sequence ATGCGGCCAAAAGAAACGACGGTTCTGAACGTTCGCAACCTCCGCATTGAGCGATGTGAGACCGTTATTCTGAATGACGTCTCGTGGCGCGTGAAGCGGGGTGAACACTGGGCCATTCTTGGACCAAACGGTTCGGGCAAGACTTCATTGCTCAACGCTTTGACAGCTTATCTCTCGCCCACCGCCGGGACAATCGAGGTGCTCGGCGAGCGGTACGGGGAAAGCGACTGGCGTGAGTTGCGGAAACGTATTGGACTGGTCAGTTCATCGGTTCGACAAATGATGGCGGATGATGAGCCGGCTCTGGAAACAGTCGTGAGCGGGAAGTACGCGATGATCGATTACCGGGGCGAGCCATCAACTGCCGATCGTAAGCACGCCACGCAAATCCTCAAGAGCATCGAATGCTCTCACATCGCGAGACGCCCGTGGCGCGTCCTGTCGCAAGGCGAGCGCCAGCGCGTCCTTATTGGCCGCGCGCTGATGGCGAATCCACCCTTGCTGATCCTCGACGAACCCTGCGCCGGGCTTGATCCGGTCGCACGCGAACATTTTCTGCAGTTTCTCCAAAAACTTGCTCGCCGCAAGAGCGGGCCGACGATCATCCTCGTCACGCATCACGTTGAGGAAATCATGCCTGCGTTGTCGCACGTCCTGCTGCTCAAAGCCGGTGGCGTCCTCGCACAGGGAACGAAGACGGAGGTCCTTACATCCGAGTCCCTAAGCCGTGCGTTCGGCTCGCGCGCCGGGTTGGCGCACAAGAATGGACGCTACACCATGTCTATCGCTACGAAGCCGCGCGGCGTTATGTAA